A window from Mytilus galloprovincialis chromosome 8, xbMytGall1.hap1.1, whole genome shotgun sequence encodes these proteins:
- the LOC143043706 gene encoding von Willebrand factor D and EGF domain-containing protein-like, whose product MLEEHWTSLFRPNFILKCSIKVRGIGYKAPGPEQFSQPFFAGIRIDKTDYIINENEALSIPIELTIPLSCFWRKGLDASVIEDIKQNDCLLNVLNGVPTYQKDESYCKNGVSNEGLIFQSEQCGIVFTHANWKETQYIRVTGASDGQINIADNIVYLRLFNDPEHVRPYLDSLKVWTGIHLTDIKVTIRDTDKAVLSAECISQNDPHFKTFGQRKYELQYRDGLTEGEYIMYTHSSLPLQVNAFFKRCKSGSNALCNCGVAVRSGDSLFVTNFCETELQNGERRTNNYIIQRLCDDQNLIVEENGNKYEIMLPSGTKVKFSHTTLNGKHTIDNIIIQPSSIDIGKINGLCSTFTGKNHQSLVPRGEFASTDPNIFAKSWKVADEIKDLTLFDPKGTLKQLEHSIQEYCTCKMLDTSYPHTNSDFSCNLSAAMKTCRRSKTLKSVYTATCATRVHFSKRSASRGIVEKTTDADKDDAPHIYPMTSESTVDESNQTSPEWSNGWTYDTARAFCTTSIYNAPAFGPCSKYVPYMDPEAYIENCILDIKYDGNSTWIKSTLEGFADVCLEKAHKLENLTKTNDTTSSGAEKSVFDIISESTCAENCSGHGKCENSVCNCTVGYYGSSCSSDAPPPPLIIRNAFEGECNTHERPCNKFRIPGSNFIDDSNLTCKFEHFKIIKNITTSIVVTEEIFEYPGIFRGSFFMNCELPEMRRKRSIDDQKFVEGYDISVSNNGQVFTEPLKIIIFDSLCFKCNFTVLLCDELVSNCIVLNDL is encoded by the exons ATGTTGGAAGAACACTGGACATCGCTATTTCGTCcgaactttattttaaaatgttcaattaAAGTTCGAGGAATAGGTTATAAAGCTCCTGGACCAGAGCAGTTTTCTCAACCTTTTTTCGCTGGCATCAGG atCGACAAAACTGATTACATAATAAATGAAAACGAAGCTCTGTCAATACCAATAGAATTAACCATTCCACTGTCTTGTTTCTGGCGAAAAGGCTT AGATGCATCTGTCATTGAAGATATCAAACAAAATGATTGTTTATTGAATGTTCTAAATGGGGTGCCGACGTATCAAAAAGACGAGTCATATTGTAAAAACGGAGTTTCAAATGAGGGTTTGATATTCCAGTCTGAACAATGTGGAATTGTATTCACTCATGCCAATTGGAAAGAAACTCAGTATATTCGTGTAACGGGAGCGTCTGATGGTCAGATTAATATCGCGGACAATATTGTTTACCTGCGTTTATTCAACGATCCAGAACATGTTAGACCATATCTAGATTCTTTAAAGGTTTGGACAGGAATACATCTAACAGATATCAAG GTAACGATTCGAGATACCGACAAAGCTGTATTAAGTGCAGAATGCATATCACAGAATGATCCACACTTTAAAACATTTGGTCAAAG AAAATACGAACTACAGTACAGAGATGGGTTAACTGAAGGGGAATATATTATGTATACGCATTCTTCGCTTCCACTGCAG gttaATGCATTCTTCAAACGATGCAAAAGTGGAAGCAATGCTTTGTGTAACTGTGGAGTAGCAGTTAGAAGTGGTGACAGCTTATTTGTGACTAATTTTTGTGAAACAGAATTACAGAATGGTGAACGTAGAACCAACAATTATATTATACAGAGGTTATGTGATGACCAGAACTTAATTGTAGAAGAGAATGGCAATAAATATGAG ATCATGCTTCCGAGTGGTACAAAGGTCAAATTCTCGCATACAACATTGAATGGTAAACATACTATTGATAACATTATCATACAGCCATCTTCCATTGATATTGGCAAGATCAACGGTTTGTGTAGTACATTTACTGGAAAGAACCATCAAAGTTTAGTTCCAAGAGGTGAATTTGCATCAACTGATCCGAACATATTTGCAAAATCCTGGAA AGTTGCAGATGAAATTAAAGATTTAACGTTATTTGATCCTAAAGGAACATTGAAGCAATTAGAGCATTCTATACAAGAGTATTGCACATGTAAAATGCTTGATACATCATACCCACATACAAATTCGGACTTTAGCTGTAATTTATCCGCTGCAATGAAGACATGTCGAAGATCAAAAACACTCAAGAGTGTTTACACAGCAACCTGTGCCACAAGAGTACATTTTTCTAAAAGATCAGCTAGTCGAGGTATCGTAGAAAAGACAACAGACGCTGATAAAGATGACGCACCACATATATATCCAATGACTTCAGAATCAACAGTAGATGAAAGT AATCAGACTTCACCGGAGTGGTCGAATGGATGGACTTATGATACTGCACGAGCATTTTGTACTACCAGTATATATAATGCACCGGCTTTCGGACCATGCTCTAAGTATGTTCCATATATGGACCCAGAGGCATACATAGAAAACTGTATTTTGGATATTAAG TATGACGGAAATTCAACTTGGATTAAGTCGACCTTGGAAGGTTTTGCTGATGTTTGCTTAGAAAAAGcacataaattagaaaatttgacaaaaacaaatgATACAACATCTTCAGGAGCAGAAAAATCAGTCTTTGATATAATATCGGAATCGACATGTGCAGAAAACTGTTCCGGGCATGGAAAATGTGAAAACA GTGTATGTAATTGTACAGTTGGTTATTATGGTTCTTCATGTTCGTCTGATGCTCCACCGCCGCCTCTCATAATCCGAAACGCATTTGAGGGAGAATGTAATACACATGAGAGACCCTGCAACAAGTTTAGAATTCCTGGCAGTAATTTCATAGATGACAGTAACTTGACATGTAAATTTGAACATTTCAAG ataataaagaatattaccaCAAGTATAGTTGTTACTGAAGAAATATTTGAATATCCAGGAATTTTTCGAGGTTCTTTTTTCATGAATTGTGAATTGCCAGAAATGCGACGAAAACGGTCTATAGACGACCAGAAATTTGTAGAAGGATATGATATTTCAGTATCAAACAATGGACAAGTCTTCACAGAACcacttaaaattatcatttttgattCATTATGTTTCAAATGCAATTTTACCGTATTGTTGTGTGATGAATTGGTAAGTAACTGTATTGTTCTTAATGACCTGTAA